In the genome of Longimicrobium terrae, one region contains:
- a CDS encoding RCC1 domain-containing protein, whose product MRRPSSPPRRLAIVPLLLALITLLFAGPARAQEVRWASVSVGDDHVCALDEQGRAWCFGNNHTAQLGLRTPERCGTVSESGRRDCYMTPSAAPLRAGGDTRFASVTAGRYLTCGVDAEGRGFCWGAAIGDADAYTDRCLNGTACSVRPQPLLPERRLTRVNLKARCAVDVDGAALCWGDGARAAGRMTEPWPGMASAQVDGDPEARTLCAVMRDGRAFCRGEAVFGVRGTGSADSAEAMRPVAAAERFAQVAAIGNWACGLDDAGAAHCWGAAGYGDVARDSVPRPGREQCVRWSVRTWCNLRPARVEGGQRFSGITAAVRGTLPTVYEMIGVTPGGAAYAWGGDRVLRPWHAEGRWRSAAAGDWGQCAISMDGDLFCWGSDPKGDVQGRIPHPEARAR is encoded by the coding sequence GTGCGCCGCCCGTCTTCCCCACCCCGCCGCCTCGCCATCGTCCCGCTCCTGCTCGCCCTGATCACCCTGCTTTTCGCCGGGCCCGCGCGCGCGCAGGAGGTGCGGTGGGCGTCCGTGAGCGTGGGCGACGATCACGTGTGTGCGCTGGACGAGCAGGGCCGCGCCTGGTGCTTCGGCAACAATCACACGGCGCAACTCGGCCTCCGCACTCCCGAACGGTGCGGCACGGTGAGCGAGAGCGGCCGACGGGACTGCTACATGACTCCGAGCGCCGCGCCGCTGCGCGCGGGCGGCGACACGCGGTTCGCATCGGTCACCGCCGGGCGCTACCTCACCTGCGGAGTGGACGCGGAGGGCCGCGGCTTCTGCTGGGGCGCGGCCATCGGCGACGCGGACGCGTACACGGACCGTTGCCTGAACGGGACGGCTTGCAGTGTCCGTCCCCAGCCGCTGCTGCCGGAGCGCCGGCTGACCCGGGTGAACCTCAAGGCGCGCTGCGCGGTGGATGTGGATGGCGCGGCGCTCTGCTGGGGCGACGGCGCCCGCGCCGCCGGCCGGATGACGGAACCGTGGCCGGGGATGGCCTCCGCGCAGGTGGATGGCGATCCCGAGGCGCGGACGCTGTGCGCGGTCATGCGCGACGGACGGGCCTTCTGCCGCGGCGAAGCCGTGTTCGGCGTGCGCGGAACGGGGAGCGCCGATTCCGCGGAAGCGATGAGGCCCGTCGCCGCGGCAGAGCGGTTCGCGCAGGTGGCCGCCATCGGCAACTGGGCCTGCGGGCTGGATGATGCCGGGGCCGCGCACTGCTGGGGCGCCGCCGGCTACGGCGACGTGGCGCGCGATTCCGTACCGCGTCCCGGGCGTGAGCAGTGCGTGCGGTGGAGCGTCCGCACCTGGTGCAACCTGCGGCCGGCGCGCGTGGAGGGCGGGCAGCGCTTTTCCGGGATCACCGCCGCGGTCCGCGGTACGCTGCCCACGGTCTACGAGATGATCGGCGTGACGCCCGGGGGCGCGGCGTACGCGTGGGGCGGCGACCGGGTGCTTCGTCCTTGGCACGCGGAGGGCCGATGGCGGTCCGCCGCCGCCGGAGATTGGGGGCAGTGCGCGATTTCGATGGATGGCGATCTGTTCTGCTGGGGCAGCGATCCGAAGGGCGACGTGCAGGGCCGGATCCCGCATCCGGAGGCGCGCGCTAGATGA
- a CDS encoding tetratricopeptide repeat protein, protein MSTKRKMRRSGKSPNQLLEIVHGSMRDTAVARLPKEIRDALPRVHALVQDDPRLAIAELRTWIERDPLPMFFNWLGTAYGALGDLQAMEDTIRENYRRNPRYVFARVNYAQLCLDQRNLEGVREALGEGFNILALLGGRKRIHVSELTGYLYVVTRYHLQTGDRDAAETSFKILMDAAPDAPATDELWRRLYSSPRSLLFG, encoded by the coding sequence ATGTCCACCAAACGTAAGATGCGCCGTAGCGGCAAGTCGCCGAACCAGCTCCTGGAGATTGTCCACGGATCCATGCGGGATACGGCGGTTGCGCGTCTGCCAAAGGAGATCCGGGATGCGCTGCCGCGGGTGCATGCCCTGGTTCAGGATGATCCCCGGTTAGCGATCGCGGAACTGCGGACGTGGATTGAGCGTGACCCCCTGCCGATGTTTTTCAACTGGCTCGGTACGGCCTACGGCGCGCTCGGAGACCTGCAGGCCATGGAGGATACCATCCGCGAAAACTATCGGCGGAATCCGCGGTACGTTTTTGCGCGCGTAAACTACGCCCAGCTCTGCCTCGACCAGCGAAACCTTGAGGGTGTGCGCGAGGCGTTGGGCGAGGGGTTCAACATCCTGGCTCTGCTCGGAGGCCGAAAGCGCATCCATGTGTCGGAACTCACGGGCTACCTGTACGTCGTCACGCGCTACCACCTGCAGACCGGAGATCGCGACGCTGCGGAGACGTCATTCAAGATCCTCATGGACGCTGCTCCCGATGCGCCCGCCACGGATGAACTCTGGCGCAGGCTGTACTCCAGTCCGCGCAGCTTGTTATTCGGCTGA
- a CDS encoding MliC family protein — MAALTAIVPAGCARTTLNAAPQRDASWVAYQCESGREVTASYPDESTARVRYQGATIAMNIALSASGARYTGGGYEWWTRGSGPGSTGRLSRFAGPEQTASEPLEECSVPAR, encoded by the coding sequence ATGGCGGCACTGACCGCCATCGTGCCCGCCGGATGCGCACGGACGACCTTGAACGCGGCTCCCCAGCGCGACGCATCGTGGGTCGCGTACCAGTGCGAGAGCGGGCGCGAGGTGACGGCTTCGTATCCGGACGAGAGCACGGCGCGGGTGCGTTACCAAGGAGCGACCATCGCCATGAACATCGCCCTTTCCGCCAGCGGCGCGCGGTACACGGGCGGCGGCTACGAGTGGTGGACGCGCGGCTCGGGCCCGGGCTCCACCGGCAGGCTGAGCCGCTTCGCCGGGCCGGAGCAGACCGCGTCGGAGCCGCTGGAGGAATGCTCCGTCCCCGCCAGGTAG
- a CDS encoding Imm7 family immunity protein, whose translation MFEYHLWAVVTADGGLEADGALLDALRSRIAGLSEAVRESFHVTTLNETHVVATGLRNRREWEVEDTFRWIAEHSHSGYGLLYLRSEYPDADGQTHFRVQRMSLGRIEELEDRYLEGLA comes from the coding sequence GTGTTTGAATACCATCTGTGGGCGGTCGTGACCGCGGACGGCGGATTGGAGGCGGATGGCGCGCTGCTGGACGCGCTGCGGTCGCGGATCGCGGGGCTGTCAGAGGCGGTGCGCGAGTCGTTTCACGTCACCACGCTGAACGAGACGCACGTGGTGGCGACGGGGCTGCGGAACCGCCGCGAATGGGAGGTCGAGGACACGTTCCGGTGGATCGCCGAGCACTCGCATTCCGGTTATGGACTGCTGTACCTTCGGAGCGAATACCCGGACGCGGACGGCCAGACCCACTTTCGCGTTCAGCGGATGAGCCTCGGTCGCATCGAGGAACTTGAGGACAGGTACCTGGAGGGCCTTGCCTGA